The sequence below is a genomic window from Parafrankia irregularis.
CGTTCGCACCGATGTACCCGACCGCCTCACCCGCACCGATCCGCACCGTGAGGTCCTCGACCGCGCTCACCTGCCGGCGCCGCACCCCGTCACGAACGGTGAACCGCCTCGTCAACCCGACCGTCTCCACCACGGTCTCTCCGGTGGCGGCCGGCACCTCCGCCGAGCCCCGCGCCCGCGGCAGCAGACCCTCCGCGCTCAACCGCCACCTCCCTGATAGTGCCGGACACCCAACCGCCAGCACCCCAACGCCACCGACCACGCCCAGACCGCCGCCATCGGAGCACACCAGCCGAGCCACCCCGGCAACCACGCCGGCCCCGGCAATCCCAACAACACCAGCGCCGGCAGATACCCCGTGAACGCCATCGGGACGAAAAACCCGAACACCAGCCGCAACGGCCGGCCCCACACCGACGCCGGCTGCGTCGCCGCATACCGACCCCCGTACACGAACGCGTTCGTCATCTCCCGACCATCCACCAGGAAGAACTGCAGCCCACCCGCCGCGACGAACAGCGCCGCGAACACCGCCACCCCACTGACCAGCGAACTCACCAGCAACACCACCGCCGCCGGCCGCCAGTCGATGTCACACAGCACCAGCCCGACCACCAACGCGACCAGCCCCACCGACGCCCGCGCCAACCGCCGCAGACTCACCTCACTGGTGATCAGCTGCGCCAGCAGCGGCTGCGGCCGCAGGTAGAACACATCCAACGTGCCCGCCCGCAGATACGTCGGCAGCCGGTCACAATGCCCGAACACCAGATCAGCCAGCGAGAACGCCAGATCCGCCAGACCGAACACCAGCAGCATCTGCCGGAACTCCAACCCACCCAGCCGCGTCGCCGCATGGAACACCACCCACACCTCGGCCAGCTCCACCACCGCCGACAACAACGAACTCACCAGATCCAGGACGAAGTTCGTCCGATACGACAGCTGAGACCGGGCCCGCGACGCCAACACCGCCCCATACGGACGCAGCCGATCCCGCCACCCCGCAACCGGCTCCGCATCCACCAGCCCCGACGCGGGCACAGCGGTCGAGGTCACGGCAGACACCGCGGCCAGCGGCTCGGCAGCGGGCGGCTCAACCACCCTGAATCTCCAGACGCCGCCGCCCCGCCCGCGTCAGCACCTGACCGGCCCCACCGACAACCACCAGCCAGAAACCCTGCACCGCCAGCAGCACACACGCACCGGCCACATCAACCCGATCAGCCAGGATCGTCACCGGATACATCAGCATCGACGGACACGGCGTCACCTGCGCCAGCAGCTCCAACCACCGCGGAAACAGGCTGATCGGCACGAACAACCCGGCAAGAAACCCCGACGCCACCATGTACACCAGCTGCACCCCACGGGTCTCCACCAGCCAGAACCCCGCCGTCGCCACCAGATAGACCGTCGCCGCCGAGATCACCACCGCCATCAGCAGACTCACCACACCCAACACCACCAGCACCACCGACCGCGGCCACGTCATCCCGACCACCAGCCCACCGATCGCAAGCTGCGGCACCCCCCGCGGAAGAAACGCGAACAACCCCTGCCCGACCTCCACCGTCACCGTCGCGGCCTGCACATCCAACGGCCGCAGAAAATCCACCGCGACCTGACCATCCTTGATCCGCTCCGCGAACTCACTGGCACCCCAGAAGTTCACCGAACCGAGCATCGCCTGCGACAGCCAGATATACGTACTCATCTGTGCGACGTCATACCCACCGACCTCACCACCCGCCGCCCGGACCGCGCCGAGCAGCACCGCCACCTTCAACAACCCAAACGTCACATTCGTGACCAGCCCGCTCAACGCGGCCAGCCGATACGTCGACTGACGACGGAACCCGGCCACCAGAAGCAGCCAGTAAACCCGCACCGTCGCCCGCACAAAACCACCAACAATACAGCCCGACCACACACCGGCGGACCACCGGCGACCAGCTACGACGAATCAGCCGGCCGGATCCCCATACCCAGAACCGCCAACGCCCGCCCCACCAGATGCCGCATCAGCACCGGATCCCCACCCCGATAACGAGCAAGAAACTCCTCCGCCGACACCACCACCCGCCCCGCCGACTCCAACCCACCCGACCACTCGGCGAACTCAGCCACCCGCGCCGCGAAAACCAGCATGTAGGTCAGATCATCGGCACCGAACAGATCCGACTCGATCACCTCGACCGGCTCCAACACCCCGACCCGAACCCGAACCTCCTCCCACACCTCACGCCGCGCCGTCTGCTCCGCACCCGTCTCACCCCGCTGCACATGACCACCGGGAAGATCCCACCCACGCGCCAGATCCGCCAAAACCAAAGCACCATCCCCAGCAACCACCACCACACTGACACTCGTCACCGCCGCGAACGGCACCTGCGCCGACGCCCCCAGACACCGCAGCACCACCGGCCCCCGGCCCTCCCGCCGACCGGACGTCGGCCGCCGATCCCCACCGCCGGAACTCACTCCGGCGGAGCCAGCGTCGTCAGACAGAACGGATGACCAGCCGGATCGAACAACACCCGCCACCGACCAGCAGGATCCGGCTGCACCGCGGCCGGCACCGCACCCAACCGCACCGCCTCCGCAACCGCCACCTCAAGATCCACCACCGCGAGATCGAGATGAATCTGCTTCGGCACCCCAGCGTGCGGCCACGTCGGCGCCACATACCCCGGCACCGGAAACGCCACAATCCACAAACCCTCCGCACGCACCCCCACCGCACCCGTCGAACCGGTGAACCCCACCTCCCCACCCAGCATCGCCGCCCAGAACCGCGCCAACAGCCCCTCCGAGCCCTCGGCACAGTCCAACGACACGAAAACCCGCCGCGATACCGCCACGGCGCCGCACACTACCCCGAACCGCCGGCAGCTCCAGCCAGAAACCCGAACTAGCCCACAGACCCAACCAACCGGCGCCGAGCATGCAGCACCGCATCGTGGACAACAACCTCCCCGCCATCCACCACCACCGACCGAGGACACGCCTGCGCCACCAACACCTCCCACTCCACCGGATCCAACAACCCCGCCAGCTCCGCCGCCGCACACAGATCCGCCGCCTCCGGACGAGCAATCCCCAACGCCAGATCAGCCGGATCATGCCCCACCATCAGCAACGAACCTCCCGGCGCCACCACACCACCCAGCCGCGCCACCAACCCAGCCCGCCGATCCGCCGGCACATGCACGAACTGCGCCGACACCAGATCAAACCGGGTCTCAAACCGCGGCACCCGCGCCGGCCGCCCACCCTCACCACCGGAACGCCCAACCGGAGCATCCAACCCCGACCAGGTCATCACATCCGCCCGCATCCACATCACCCGCGCCGCCACAGCCCGCCCCAGATCCACCGCCGCGGCCTTCCCCCGCCGCAACGCCGTCGCCGAGAAATCCACCGCCAGCACCTGCCAGCCACGCTCCGCCAGCCACAACGCGTCCGCGCCCTCACCGCAGCCGGCGTCCAACGCCCGCCCCGGCACCAACCCACCCGCCCGCTCCACCAACTGGCCGTTGGGACGACCACTCCACACCGTCTCGCGCGACGCGTACCGCTGCTCCCAGCCCTGCTCATCCAACATGCCCCCAGCATCCCGGGCGCCCCACAACCCCCACCAACCACCCCCACCACCCCGCCGAACCACGAGGAACAAGGCGGCACACGTGCCGCACACACTCAGTCACCTGGCCCATCCGGTAGAACCGGAGCATGAGCCCGGCCGAGGACACCGCGACGACTCCCGCCACCACCCACGACGAGCCCACAGCCGCCGCGGCCACCGGCCAGCCCACCCCCGACAGCACACCCCCCGCCGCCACCACAACCAACACCGCCACACCGACCTGCGCGTTCCCCGGCTGCGACCGGCCGATCACCCCCACCGAACGACCCGGACGCCCCCCGGCCTACTGCGACGACCCCAACCACAACCGGCTCGCCGCCTACCGCCGACGCCGCGACCTCGCCCGCCGCGACACCGCCACCAGCCCCGACCAGAGCGGCGAACGCCCCACCACCCACCGCCCCCTGGCCAGCGGCCGGCTGCGCGCCGACGAACTCGCCGCCCAGATCCGCACCCTCACCACCGACCTCACCCGCAACCTCGACGCCTTCGCCCGCGAAATGGCCAGCCTCGGCGACGTCGCCCGCGCCGAAGCCCAGGTCGAAGCCGCCGAAGCCGAAGCCGCCGAACGGGTCGCCGAAGCCGTCGCCCGCGCCGTCCGCGCCGAACAGGCCGCCCGGGCCGAACACAGCGCCCGCGCCGAAGCCGAAGCCGTCGCGGGCGAAGCCGTCGCCGCCCTCGAAGACGCCGAAACCCGCCTCACCGCCAGCGAAACCGCCGCAGCCACCGCCCACACCGAAGCCGCGGCCGCCCGCACACACGCCGCCACCGCCGTCGCCGAAGCACACGCCACAGCCGAGGCACGCATCCAGGAAGCCCGCGACCACGCCGCCGCCGACATCGACCGCGCCCGCGCCGACGCGACCGCCGAGATCACCCGCATCCACGCCGACGCCGCACGCACCCGCACCGAACTCACCGCCGAACGCGACCGACTCACCGCCGCCCTGCACACCGCGGCGCAGACCGCCGACCGCGACGCCGCGAACCTCGCCGAGCTCCGCGCAGACCGCGACCATCTACGGACCGACCGCGACCGCATCCGCGACGACGCCCGCCGCGAACGCGACGAACTCGCCCGCCTGCACACCGCGGCCAAGAACGACGCCGAACGTGCCCGCACCGCCGCGGCCGAAGAACTCGAACGCGCCCGCGCCGCCGCCACCGAGCAGCTCGAACACCTCCGCGCCGAAGCGGCGGCGCGCCTGCACGCCGAACAGCAGGCCGCCGCCGAACGCCTCGCAGCCCTCGCCGACGCCCGCGCGGAAGCCCGCACCCGCGCGGAACGCGCCGAACGCCAGGTCGACGACCTCACCGCCGAGCTCCGCGCCGCCCGCACCCACCTCGCACACCTCGCCCCACCGCCACGGGCGGGGGAGCCGGGTCCGGCCGAGCGAACCGAGACGACAACGGAGACCACCTAGCCGGGCCCAACCCAGCTCAGCCGGCCAGGCAGCCAGGCGTCGACCCAGGCGAGGCTCAGCCGGCCGCCGGTGCCCGAAGCGTCCGATCGAACAGTGCCAGCGACCGCTCCCAGTGACGCTGCGCCGCCGCCTCGTCGTACACGGCGAAATCCGGCATCGCGAAGCCGTGCAACGCCGGGAGCACCTCGGCCTCGTAGTCGACCTTCGCTTCATCCAACGCGGCCAGCAGCCGCGCATGGTCCGCCTCGGTGTGATGGCTGTCGTCGCGCGCCGCCGCGATGTACAACGCGCCCTGGATCTGCCCGGCCTGGTGATACGGACTCGACGGATCGTCCGTCGCCAGCCCGCCACCGTGGATCGACGCCGCCGCCGCGATCCGCTCGCCAAGCGCCGTCGCCGCGGTGAACGCCAGCCGGCCGCCAATGCAGTACCCGATGATCCCGGCCGGACCGGCCACCACACCCGGCTCGCCCGTGAGCGCATCGAGCAGCGAACCGAGATCGGCCATCACCGCGGGCGGAGTCGCCTTGGTGAAACGATCACCCATCTTCGCCCGCAGCGACGGATCCGAGAAGTCCGTCGAGACCGAGCCGGTGGTCGCCTCGTCCGTCCGGTAGAAGATGTTCGGCACCGCGACCAGATAGCCCGAGCCGGACAGCCGCTGCGCCATGCCCAGCACCGTGTCCCGCACACCGAAGGCATCCGGCAGCATGATCACGACCGGCGCCGGGGTTCCGCCGCCTGGTGCGAACAGATAGGTGTCGAGCACGCCGTCCGCTGTCACTACGTCACGCCGGGTAAACGCCATTGTCCGCACCTTCGCCTTCCAGTCATGTCACCTGACACTCCGGGCCCGGTGGGCGAGCACCGGTAGGTGACCTCGACGCGGCCCACCCACATCACAAGACGTCTACCAGGCAGGACGCGGCGATGTGGCAGGCGGGTTCCGCTTTGTGCCGCCGCCGCCGATCCGGCATGCAAACAAAACGATCAAGGCGCTCCGCGCCGCTGGGCGCGGAGTTTGTAAGGAGGTGATCGAAACGGGCGTTTCGGCGGGTTCCGAGGTCGATCAAGATCGAAAATGGCAGGGCTGGGTCGTCAACACTGTTGATTATCTTGAGGGGAGGGGGGGGAAGGAGTGGGATGCCGGTGTCCGGCCCGACCAGCAGAGGTCGGCGGACACCGGCAGACGGTCTCACTCCGGCGGTGAGCCCACCGCGGCCGGCGGGCTCGTACAGGTCACGTCGCCCCTCGGCGACGTCCCGTTCTGCAGATAGGCGTTGACCGCGCCGTCCACGCATCCGCTGCGGCCCGGGTACACCCCATGTACCCGGGCATCCCGAAGCGTCACCAGGCGGGAGGCGCTCAACACCCGGTGCAGGGCCCGGGCACCCGCGTAGGGCGTGCGGTTGTCCTTCTCCGCGGCGACGACCAGCGCCGGAACCGCGTTCGCGACCCGCGTCGGTGGCTCCACCGGCCGCACCGGCCAGAAGGCACATGGTGTGATGTTCCAGATCGCACCGGCCACATGCCGCTGTGCGCCGGTGTGCCGGCGTACGTCGGCCAGATAGTCACCGGCGATCCGGGACGCCGGCACGTCACCGCACAGCACTGCCAGCTGCGCGCTCTGGAACGCACTGACCACCGAGCCGCCGGCGCCGGCGTCGGTTCCCGCGTGCGCGTGGGCACCGGGCAGGGCCGGACCATCCGTCGCGAGCCCCTGGAGGAACTCGGTGAGGTACGGGTTCGCCGCCGGGGCACGGCCGTCCGCGGCGTCCGCGAAGGCACGCACGCCCATCGCGAGAACCGCCGCGGCGTCCTCGCTGTCATCGATCAGCGAAGCGATGAGCAGCCGCGGGATGTCCGACGCGTCGTAGCGCACACCGTCCACGGTCAACGGCCGGCGTGCGGCGGCCTGGTAGATCCGGTCCACGGTATGCAGCACCTGCGCGGCGGTGCGCCCCAGCGCGAACTGCGCGTCCTGCCCGGCGGCCCAGGCCGCCCACTCCCCCAGCGCCGCCTCGAGCAGATCCCCGCTGCCGCGCAGCACCCGCGGGCTGTACGTCGCCGGATCCACCGCACTGTCCAGGACGAACCGGTCCACCCGGTCCGGGAACATCTGCATGTACACGGCCCCCAGGTAGGTGCCGTAGGAGTAGCCCAGGTAGGACGTCGTGGCCGCCCCGAGCGCCGCGCGGACGACGTCCATGTCCCGCGCGGTGTTGCGGGTCGAGGCGAACGGCAGCACATCGGCGTGCGCCGAGCAGCCCGCGGCCGTCGCGGCCTGCTCGGCGGCCACCCGCTCGAAGCTGTCCTGGTCAGGCCCGGCGGCACGCAGCCAGTCGGCGCCCAGGGCCGGCCCACAGTCCAGCGCCGAGCTGCGCCCGACGAAACGGGGATCCATCGCGACGAGGTCGAAGCGGTCCGCCGTCGGGCCGAGCATCGCGCGGATGTCGGCGACGGCGTCCACCGCGCCGCCGCCGGGCCCGCCCAGGTTGACCATGAGCGGACCGCGCCGGTGCGCCTGGTCCACCGCGCGGATCCGGGCCAGCCCCAGGGTGATCGTCCGCCCGGTCGGGCGTGCGTAGTCCAGCGGAACGCTGACGTCGGCGCACTGCGCGCCGACGTTGTCCAGGTAACCGCCGACCGCGTCGTTCGGGCCGACCTGGCACTCTTGCCAGCGCACGGTCTGGCTCTCGAAGGGGGCGAGCAGGGGGTTCCCACTCGCCACGGGAAGGGCCGCGGCCGACGCGCCGGCGCGTGGCACGACGAGTGACGCGGCGCCGACGAGCATCGCCGCGCCCAGCGCGGTACCGCGCGCGGGTAGCTGCCCGCGGCCGCGCCGCGCGCCGCCACGATGCCTGCCGAGGGGTTGTCTGCCAGGTTGTCGTCTGGTGGCCGACCGGATGTCGGAAGTGTGGAGTCTCATCGCCAGTCAGGATCACGGCGGACGGTTCCGCCGCCGTGATCCCGGGAAACCAGGCGTTTCTACGATCAGCCCGACATGGGTCGGGGCTTCAAGATCATTTTGGCTCACACCGGGGCGTCAACACTGTTGACTATCTTGTTCTGATCTCCCGTTCCACAGGTCAGCGGCGCAGGAGGTGGTCGGCACAGGCCGAGGCGACGGGCAGCAGCCGGGCCGCGAGCGGCTCGACGTCGGCGGCCGTGATCCGGCTGGCCGGCCCCGACACGGACAGCGCGGCGGGCGCCCGGCCGGACAGATCCGTCAGCGGGAAGGCCACACAGCGCACACCCGCCTCCTCCTCGCCGTCGTCTGTGGCGTAGCCCCGTTGTCGGATGTCGGCGAGCTCGGCGCGCAGTGCCGACGGGTCGGTGATCGTGGTCGCGGTGCGCCGCGGCAGGCCGCTGCGCTCGAGCAGCGCCCGCAGTGCCGGCTCCGGCAGGAAGGCCAGCATCGCCTTTCCCACCCCGGTGCTGTGCGCCGGCGCCCGGTTGCCGATCTCGGTGAACATGCGCAGCCGGCGCGGCGAGGCGGCCTGCGCCACATAGACCACCTGGTCGGCTTCCAGGACCGCGAGGTTGGCCGTCTCCCCCGACACCGCCACGGCCTCGCCGAGGAACGGCTCGGCACCGGCCGCGAGCAGCCGTTGCGCCGCGTTGCCCAACCCGATCAGCCGGGCACCGGGCGCGTAGCGGCGATCGGCGTCCTGCCGCACCCAGCCGCGTTCGTGCAGCGCCCGCAGCAGCCGGTGGACGGTCGGCTGCGGCAGGCCGGTGGCGCGCGCGAGGTCGGTGAGCCCGGCGCCGTCGCCGGCCGCGGCCAGCAGCTCGACCAGCGCCAGCGCACGGTCGACGGACTGCACCGAGCCCGCCGCCCGTTCCGGCGCAGGCGGCGGGCTCGGTGCGCCGTCCGCTGATGGGTCCACCGGCGGATCGGCCGCCGGCGAGGTCATGGCATGCGCTGGTAGGCGGGCACGGTCAGGAAGTCGGCGAAGTCGTCGGCGAGGGCGACCTCGACGAACAGGTCCCGCGCCCGGGCGAAGCCGGCGGCGTCGTAGCTCTCCCCCAGTGCCGCCCGCAGCACCTCGAGCTCCTCGGCGACGACCCGTTCGACCAGCTCACGGGTCACCGGCACATCGGCGGTGCCGCTGTCGCCCACCAGCACGACACCGTTGTGCAGCCACTGCCAGATCTGCGAGCGGGAGATCTCCGCGGTGGCCGCGTCCTCCATCAGGTTGAAGATCGCGACCGCTCCGGAGCCGGCGAGCCAGGCGCGCAGGTACTGCAGGGCGACGCTGACGTTGTTGCGCAGCCCGGCGAGCGTCGGGGAACCCGGGGTCGTGGTCAGGTCGATCAGGGCGGCGGCGTCGACGGTGACGTCCTCGCGGGTGCGGCTGATCTGGTTGGGCCGGTCACCGAGCACACCGTCGAACACCTCCCGGCACACCGGTACCAGGTCGGGGTGGGCGACCCAGGAGCCGTCGAAGCCGATACCGGCCTCGCGGGTCTTGTCCTCGCGGACCTTGGCCAGCGCGGTGGCGTTGACAGCCGGGTCGCGCCGGCTGGGGATGAACGCGGCCATCCCGCCGATGGCGTGCGCGCCGCGGCGGTGGCAGGTGCGCACGAGCAGCTCGGCGTAGGCGGTCATGAACGGCGCGGCCATCGTGACGGCGTTGCGGTCGGGCAGCGTGAACGCCTCTCCCCGGTCACGGAACTTCTTGATGATGCTGAACAGGTAGTCCCAGCGGCCGGCGTTCAGCCCGGCGCAGTGCTCCCGCAGCTCGTAGAGGATCTCCTCCATCTCGAACGCGGCGAGGATCGTCTCGATCAGCACCGTGCCGCGGATCGCGCCCCGGGGGAAGCCGAGCGCGTCCTCGGTGTGGGTGAAGATGTCGTTCCACAGCCGTGCCTCGAGGTGGCTTTCGGTCTTCGGCAGGTAGTAGTAGGGCCCGGAGCCGGCGTCGAGCTGGCGGCGGCCGCAGTGCACCGCGTAGAGGGCGAAGTCGACGATCGCACCGGCGACCGGTTCGCCGTCCACCAGCAGGTGCTTCTCGTCGAGGTGCCAGCCGCGGGGCCGCACGACGATCGTGGTGGTGGTCGTGCTCGCCCCGGTGGCCCCGGCCGGGCTGGTGGTGGCGGTGGCGGCGAGGGTGTAGGCCTTGCCCTCCGGGCTGGTGAAGCCGATGGTGCCGGCGAGGGCGTCCCGCAGGTTGAGCTGCCCGCTGATCATGTTCTCCCACAGCGGGGTGTTGGCGTCCTCGAAGTCGGCCAGCCAGACCTTCGCGCCGGAGTTCAGCGCGTTGATCGTCATCTTGCGGTCCGTCGGCCCGGTGATCTCGACCCGGCGGTCGACCAGGCCTGGTGCCGGTGGCGCGACCTGCCACTGCCCCCGGCGGATGTCGCTGGTCTCGGGCAGGAAGTCCGGGTCCGCGCCGGTGGAAAGCTCCCGTTGCCGCGCCGCTCGGCGGGCGAGCAGGTCACCGCGGGTCACGCCGAACCGGCGGTGCAGGTCGGCGACGAGGGCGAGCGCCTCCGGTGTGAGGATCTGCTCCGCGCCCGGCACCTGCGGCCGGACGATCTCGACTCCGGGCGGGGTGTTCGGACCGGCCATCGCGGTTCTCCTTCACGGATCGGGGACGTCCACGCGGATCGGATGACGAGCCTGGAGTTCCACCAGCTGGAACATCCACTTCGTATGACGGAATCCTATCCGCGGCCGCGGGTGGGCGGCGGGCTGGCGCCACCCGGCGCCAGCACCTGGCCACCGGTCCGGCCAGCTGACCGCACAGCCTGACAACCGCCCAGGAAAGCCGGACAAAGGACCAGGTCAGCGCGGTGGCGGCGGGCGCGGTGGGCCGGTTGACTTGGCTGCGACGGGCCGCCGTGCGCGGCCCGCGCCCGCCGTCGTCGCCGCCGAAGGAGACGTTCCCGTGCCCGAGTCCCCAACCCGCGTCGCGATCGTCACCGGAGCCGCCCGTGGCATCGGCGCCGCCATC
It includes:
- a CDS encoding ABC transporter permease, giving the protein MPASGLVDAEPVAGWRDRLRPYGAVLASRARSQLSYRTNFVLDLVSSLLSAVVELAEVWVVFHAATRLGGLEFRQMLLVFGLADLAFSLADLVFGHCDRLPTYLRAGTLDVFYLRPQPLLAQLITSEVSLRRLARASVGLVALVVGLVLCDIDWRPAAVVLLVSSLVSGVAVFAALFVAAGGLQFFLVDGREMTNAFVYGGRYAATQPASVWGRPLRLVFGFFVPMAFTGYLPALVLLGLPGPAWLPGWLGWCAPMAAVWAWSVALGCWRLGVRHYQGGGG
- a CDS encoding ABC transporter permease produces the protein MRATVRVYWLLLVAGFRRQSTYRLAALSGLVTNVTFGLLKVAVLLGAVRAAGGEVGGYDVAQMSTYIWLSQAMLGSVNFWGASEFAERIKDGQVAVDFLRPLDVQAATVTVEVGQGLFAFLPRGVPQLAIGGLVVGMTWPRSVVLVVLGVVSLLMAVVISAATVYLVATAGFWLVETRGVQLVYMVASGFLAGLFVPISLFPRWLELLAQVTPCPSMLMYPVTILADRVDVAGACVLLAVQGFWLVVVGGAGQVLTRAGRRRLEIQGG
- a CDS encoding NUDIX hydrolase, encoding MLRCLGASAQVPFAAVTSVSVVVVAGDGALVLADLARGWDLPGGHVQRGETGAEQTARREVWEEVRVRVGVLEPVEVIESDLFGADDLTYMLVFAARVAEFAEWSGGLESAGRVVVSAEEFLARYRGGDPVLMRHLVGRALAVLGMGIRPADSS
- a CDS encoding VOC family protein; translated protein: MCGAVAVSRRVFVSLDCAEGSEGLLARFWAAMLGGEVGFTGSTGAVGVRAEGLWIVAFPVPGYVAPTWPHAGVPKQIHLDLAVVDLEVAVAEAVRLGAVPAAVQPDPAGRWRVLFDPAGHPFCLTTLAPPE
- a CDS encoding class I SAM-dependent methyltransferase, whose protein sequence is MLDEQGWEQRYASRETVWSGRPNGQLVERAGGLVPGRALDAGCGEGADALWLAERGWQVLAVDFSATALRRGKAAAVDLGRAVAARVMWMRADVMTWSGLDAPVGRSGGEGGRPARVPRFETRFDLVSAQFVHVPADRRAGLVARLGGVVAPGGSLLMVGHDPADLALGIARPEAADLCAAAELAGLLDPVEWEVLVAQACPRSVVVDGGEVVVHDAVLHARRRLVGSVG
- a CDS encoding dienelactone hydrolase family protein — translated: MAFTRRDVVTADGVLDTYLFAPGGGTPAPVVIMLPDAFGVRDTVLGMAQRLSGSGYLVAVPNIFYRTDEATTGSVSTDFSDPSLRAKMGDRFTKATPPAVMADLGSLLDALTGEPGVVAGPAGIIGYCIGGRLAFTAATALGERIAAAASIHGGGLATDDPSSPYHQAGQIQGALYIAAARDDSHHTEADHARLLAALDEAKVDYEAEVLPALHGFAMPDFAVYDEAAAQRHWERSLALFDRTLRAPAAG
- a CDS encoding alpha/beta hydrolase, yielding MLVGAASLVVPRAGASAAALPVASGNPLLAPFESQTVRWQECQVGPNDAVGGYLDNVGAQCADVSVPLDYARPTGRTITLGLARIRAVDQAHRRGPLMVNLGGPGGGAVDAVADIRAMLGPTADRFDLVAMDPRFVGRSSALDCGPALGADWLRAAGPDQDSFERVAAEQAATAAGCSAHADVLPFASTRNTARDMDVVRAALGAATTSYLGYSYGTYLGAVYMQMFPDRVDRFVLDSAVDPATYSPRVLRGSGDLLEAALGEWAAWAAGQDAQFALGRTAAQVLHTVDRIYQAAARRPLTVDGVRYDASDIPRLLIASLIDDSEDAAAVLAMGVRAFADAADGRAPAANPYLTEFLQGLATDGPALPGAHAHAGTDAGAGGSVVSAFQSAQLAVLCGDVPASRIAGDYLADVRRHTGAQRHVAGAIWNITPCAFWPVRPVEPPTRVANAVPALVVAAEKDNRTPYAGARALHRVLSASRLVTLRDARVHGVYPGRSGCVDGAVNAYLQNGTSPRGDVTCTSPPAAVGSPPE
- a CDS encoding IclR family transcriptional regulator — protein: MTSPAADPPVDPSADGAPSPPPAPERAAGSVQSVDRALALVELLAAAGDGAGLTDLARATGLPQPTVHRLLRALHERGWVRQDADRRYAPGARLIGLGNAAQRLLAAGAEPFLGEAVAVSGETANLAVLEADQVVYVAQAASPRRLRMFTEIGNRAPAHSTGVGKAMLAFLPEPALRALLERSGLPRRTATTITDPSALRAELADIRQRGYATDDGEEEAGVRCVAFPLTDLSGRAPAALSVSGPASRITAADVEPLAARLLPVASACADHLLRR
- the aceB gene encoding malate synthase A; translated protein: MAGPNTPPGVEIVRPQVPGAEQILTPEALALVADLHRRFGVTRGDLLARRAARQRELSTGADPDFLPETSDIRRGQWQVAPPAPGLVDRRVEITGPTDRKMTINALNSGAKVWLADFEDANTPLWENMISGQLNLRDALAGTIGFTSPEGKAYTLAATATTSPAGATGASTTTTTIVVRPRGWHLDEKHLLVDGEPVAGAIVDFALYAVHCGRRQLDAGSGPYYYLPKTESHLEARLWNDIFTHTEDALGFPRGAIRGTVLIETILAAFEMEEILYELREHCAGLNAGRWDYLFSIIKKFRDRGEAFTLPDRNAVTMAAPFMTAYAELLVRTCHRRGAHAIGGMAAFIPSRRDPAVNATALAKVREDKTREAGIGFDGSWVAHPDLVPVCREVFDGVLGDRPNQISRTREDVTVDAAALIDLTTTPGSPTLAGLRNNVSVALQYLRAWLAGSGAVAIFNLMEDAATAEISRSQIWQWLHNGVVLVGDSGTADVPVTRELVERVVAEELEVLRAALGESYDAAGFARARDLFVEVALADDFADFLTVPAYQRMP